In a genomic window of Paracoccaceae bacterium:
- a CDS encoding uracil-DNA glycosylase family protein, which yields MRNCRICEGLELGPRPIFQLDQGAKILIVGQAPGRITHLKDRPFDDPSGERLRAWLGVTRETFYEDRRIGIFPMGLCFPGTGKSGDNPPRAICAETWRSKVMAALDQLALTIVLGRYAIEWHLPEMKNRSVGDAVKCSAKGQNGVFVLPHPSPRNNRWLKQNEWFERDVIPRMRHRVAELLVEPDVNSQ from the coding sequence ATGCGGAATTGTAGGATTTGCGAAGGCCTGGAATTAGGACCGCGACCGATTTTTCAATTGGATCAGGGTGCGAAGATCCTCATTGTGGGACAAGCACCCGGCCGTATCACGCATCTGAAAGATCGTCCTTTTGATGACCCATCAGGAGAGCGTCTGCGTGCCTGGTTAGGTGTTACCAGAGAAACCTTTTACGAAGATCGAAGGATCGGTATCTTTCCGATGGGGCTTTGTTTTCCTGGAACCGGCAAAAGCGGCGACAATCCCCCGCGTGCAATTTGTGCTGAAACCTGGCGGTCCAAAGTCATGGCGGCTCTGGATCAGCTCGCACTGACAATTGTGCTTGGACGCTATGCGATTGAATGGCACTTGCCCGAGATGAAAAACAGATCTGTCGGCGACGCGGTGAAGTGTTCAGCAAAAGGTCAAAACGGTGTTTTCGTCCTACCGCATCCCAGTCCGCGCAATAACAGATGGCTCAAACAAAATGAATGGTTTGAGAGGGATGTCATCCCGCGTATGCGACACCGGGTCGCCGAATTGCTGGTTGAGCCAGACGTAAACAGTCAATGA
- a CDS encoding SseB family protein encodes MNERTPLDDAHAMMEAAPDDDTARLRYFERLAESELFLMLAADAAGGNQVTPELFEVNDARYVLVFDREERLAHFAERPAPYVALSGRVIAGMLAAQGIGLGVNLDVAPSAILLPATAVDWLNSTLGNTPDEIEATFAQVHPPTGLPENLISAIDGKLATAMGLAKCAYLIGVTYDTGARGHVLGFVDAVAEAQDALASAAAEALTFSGIEAGAMDVGFFRAGDPLTSRMAKVGLRFDLPQFQEAASPAIPAPGSDPSKPPKLR; translated from the coding sequence ATGAATGAACGCACACCGCTGGACGATGCGCATGCCATGATGGAGGCCGCTCCAGATGATGATACCGCCCGGTTGAGGTACTTTGAGCGTTTGGCCGAAAGTGAGCTGTTTTTGATGCTGGCGGCGGACGCTGCGGGCGGAAATCAGGTGACGCCTGAACTGTTTGAGGTCAATGATGCGCGTTATGTTCTGGTGTTTGATCGCGAAGAGCGGCTAGCACATTTTGCCGAACGACCCGCGCCCTACGTTGCGCTTTCTGGTCGCGTCATCGCCGGTATGTTGGCTGCACAGGGCATTGGTCTTGGGGTGAATCTGGACGTGGCACCTTCCGCCATTTTGCTGCCTGCAACAGCGGTGGACTGGCTCAACAGCACTCTTGGAAACACACCTGATGAGATCGAAGCGACTTTTGCGCAGGTCCACCCGCCGACCGGTCTGCCCGAAAACCTGATCTCTGCGATTGACGGCAAACTGGCGACGGCAATGGGGCTGGCGAAATGTGCTTATTTGATAGGAGTGACCTATGACACGGGCGCGCGGGGTCACGTTTTGGGATTTGTGGATGCAGTTGCGGAGGCGCAGGACGCATTGGCCAGCGCCGCAGCTGAGGCACTGACCTTTTCCGGCATTGAAGCAGGTGCCATGGACGTCGGTTTTTTTCGCGCCGGTGATCCGTTGACATCACGCATGGCGAAAGTGGGTTTGCGTTTTGACTTGCCGCAGTTTCAAGAAGCAGCAAGTCCAGCGATCCCGGCACCGGGGTCGGATCCGAGCAAACCGCCGAAATTACGATAA
- a CDS encoding YHS domain-containing (seleno)protein, protein MNRFPLKIAGIAIALTMASSAWAGDQYVDPTGFAVSGYDVVAYFDLEQNAVGQSQPAAVPGNKSITSTHNGATFAFATEANKAAFDAAPEKYLPQYDGHCAYGVAKGGKVPGNPNLWRILDGKLYLNITQNVVGFWEEDIPGNLELSENNWVSIEADPASDRAIPQFESAAPVE, encoded by the coding sequence ATGAACCGTTTCCCTTTGAAAATTGCTGGTATTGCAATCGCCTTGACCATGGCCTCATCGGCTTGGGCTGGCGATCAATATGTCGACCCCACGGGCTTTGCTGTGTCTGGTTATGACGTGGTCGCCTATTTCGATCTGGAACAGAATGCTGTTGGCCAATCACAGCCTGCGGCTGTCCCAGGCAACAAGAGCATCACCTCGACGCACAATGGTGCGACATTCGCATTCGCGACGGAGGCAAATAAGGCAGCTTTTGATGCCGCGCCGGAAAAATATTTGCCGCAATACGACGGGCATTGTGCTTATGGTGTAGCCAAGGGCGGTAAAGTGCCCGGCAACCCGAACTTGTGGCGGATCCTTGATGGCAAACTCTATCTCAACATTACCCAAAATGTTGTTGGGTTCTGGGAGGAGGACATTCCCGGCAATCTCGAGCTTTCGGAAAACAACTGGGTCAGCATCGAAGCAGATCCAGCATCTGATCGCGCGATCCCACAATTCGAAAGTGCTGCACCGGTTGAATAG
- a CDS encoding rhodanese-like domain-containing protein encodes MPDQASKTSPRLSRRGFLALGAISAIAGGAVAARWYNIWAETGEGALTAPEAHSAALSGDVLLIDIRRPDEWALTGVGEGAIPLDMRRDDFIEALMVEADNDTARAVALICARGVRSRHQGAKLTNAGFARIIDVPEGMLGSGAGPGWIKRGLPVREVV; translated from the coding sequence ATGCCTGATCAGGCGTCAAAGACCTCGCCGCGCTTGTCGCGACGGGGCTTTTTGGCTTTGGGAGCTATTTCCGCTATTGCGGGTGGAGCCGTTGCTGCGCGCTGGTACAATATTTGGGCGGAGACGGGCGAGGGCGCGTTGACCGCGCCTGAGGCGCATTCTGCTGCGCTATCTGGGGATGTTTTGCTGATCGACATCCGGCGCCCTGATGAGTGGGCGTTGACCGGGGTGGGCGAAGGAGCAATCCCGCTTGATATGCGGCGTGACGACTTCATTGAAGCTTTGATGGTTGAGGCCGACAATGACACAGCGCGTGCTGTTGCCCTGATTTGCGCTCGCGGGGTGCGTTCTCGTCATCAGGGGGCAAAGCTGACGAACGCGGGTTTTGCCCGGATCATTGATGTGCCTGAGGGCATGCTCGGATCGGGAGCGGGTCCCGGGTGGATCAAACGGGGGCTCCCCGTCAGGGAAGTGGTCTGA
- the mdoH gene encoding glucans biosynthesis glucosyltransferase MdoH translates to MGNTDTLPALMPPRTPLRMRAQDLSAFPKARGDDKHQQAERSLGWRVALFVPAVIATGLLVAGMHGWLAEAGMTGLEWVLLTLIGVTFIWVTLSVSTVGVAIAGLLAREDANARQRCDIVPMDVALLVPIYNEVPSDVFGNAAAMLDDLARRDSLHCYTLFVLSDTRDDIIAQAELTAFAALSGSAPDRFAVHYRRRVTNSDKKVGNLLDWITGWGAAYEAMLVLDADSLMTGRAIERLADELSVDPRAGLIQTFPMLIGAETVFARLQQFSNIAYGWLLAEGLAKWARSEGNYWGHNAIIRTKAFAASAGLPYLRGRKGKAELILSHDFVEAGLLRRAGWRVRFLPRVTGSFEETPGTLIDYALRDQRWCRGNLQHLRLLKTAGLHPVSRFHLFHGAVSYLLSPAWFFLLIVWALLGVDSETNVVRYFNESNPLFPDWPPEMSHIDSAVFLIIMYAMLLTPKLVGAGIIALHPKATRVYGGRGAFLMAFVVEILLSIAYAPIMMIQQTRAVLRALFGRSDTWVAQSRHAQAYPLGTLVRFHWMETLLGLMLLIGLSAGLVSLWLIPIVFSLCLAVPLSALSAVALPRSLPSGLKMQSPNTIREPGIVSRARIERLRLQALLSASRFPAE, encoded by the coding sequence ATGGGCAACACAGACACGCTGCCAGCGTTGATGCCTCCGCGTACGCCTTTGCGTATGCGGGCTCAGGACCTATCCGCGTTTCCAAAAGCAAGGGGCGACGACAAGCATCAACAGGCCGAACGCAGCTTAGGATGGCGTGTTGCGTTGTTTGTCCCGGCGGTAATTGCAACCGGGTTGCTGGTGGCTGGCATGCACGGGTGGTTGGCCGAAGCGGGGATGACAGGCCTGGAATGGGTTTTGCTGACACTCATCGGCGTGACTTTCATCTGGGTGACGCTTTCCGTCAGTACCGTCGGCGTGGCCATCGCGGGACTGCTGGCGCGCGAGGACGCGAATGCACGTCAACGCTGCGACATCGTCCCAATGGACGTCGCATTGCTTGTACCGATCTACAACGAAGTGCCAAGCGATGTCTTCGGAAATGCTGCTGCGATGCTGGATGACCTTGCGCGGCGGGACAGCCTGCATTGCTACACACTCTTTGTGCTATCTGACACGCGTGATGACATAATTGCGCAAGCGGAATTGACGGCATTTGCAGCATTGTCTGGCTCGGCCCCTGATAGGTTTGCCGTTCATTACCGCAGACGCGTGACCAATTCCGACAAGAAAGTCGGCAATCTGTTGGACTGGATCACCGGGTGGGGCGCGGCTTACGAGGCGATGTTAGTACTGGACGCGGATAGCCTGATGACCGGCCGCGCCATTGAACGTCTGGCGGATGAGCTAAGCGTTGATCCGCGCGCCGGGTTGATCCAAACCTTCCCCATGTTGATTGGCGCTGAGACGGTCTTCGCCCGCCTGCAACAATTCTCCAATATCGCTTATGGATGGCTACTGGCTGAAGGTCTGGCCAAATGGGCGCGCAGCGAGGGAAATTATTGGGGTCACAACGCGATCATTCGCACCAAGGCCTTTGCCGCGTCAGCCGGGTTGCCCTATTTACGGGGTCGAAAAGGCAAGGCAGAACTGATCCTGAGCCATGACTTTGTCGAGGCCGGTCTTTTGCGGCGGGCCGGTTGGCGGGTCCGGTTTCTGCCCCGCGTGACGGGCAGTTTCGAGGAAACTCCCGGCACTCTCATCGACTATGCGTTGCGAGATCAGCGCTGGTGCAGGGGCAACCTTCAGCATCTGCGGCTGCTGAAAACCGCCGGGTTGCATCCTGTATCGCGGTTTCATCTGTTCCACGGCGCCGTCAGCTACCTGCTCTCGCCGGCATGGTTCTTTTTACTCATCGTCTGGGCATTACTCGGCGTGGATTCCGAGACAAACGTGGTGCGTTACTTTAATGAATCCAATCCGCTTTTCCCGGACTGGCCGCCCGAAATGAGTCATATCGACTCTGCGGTGTTCCTGATCATCATGTATGCCATGCTGTTAACGCCCAAGCTGGTAGGTGCAGGGATCATAGCGCTGCATCCAAAAGCAACGCGGGTTTACGGCGGACGCGGTGCCTTTCTGATGGCCTTTGTGGTGGAGATTCTCCTTTCCATTGCCTACGCACCCATCATGATGATCCAGCAGACCCGCGCCGTCTTGCGCGCCCTCTTCGGGCGTTCGGATACCTGGGTGGCCCAGTCCCGTCACGCGCAAGCTTATCCGCTTGGGACCCTCGTCCGATTTCATTGGATGGAAACTCTTCTTGGCCTGATGCTCCTGATTGGTCTGAGTGCAGGTCTGGTTTCGCTTTGGCTCATTCCGATTGTGTTCAGTCTATGCCTTGCCGTGCCCCTGTCCGCATTGAGTGCGGTAGCCCTGCCCCGTTCCTTGCCGAGCGGTTTGAAAATGCAAAGCCCAAATACAATCCGTGAACCGGGTATTGTGAGCCGTGCGCGTATCGAACGCTTGCGTTTACAGGCTCTGCTGAGCGCCTCGCGTTTTCCCGCTGAATAA
- a CDS encoding glucan biosynthesis protein G — translation MLRREVLKSLATMAVLPSASFAGVPGLQLGDALPFNAETVRAHAKALGASEYQPRPLVPESWRNLSYDQYRKIWFDGRNSLWQGSQRPARVDFLPPGLYFPQAVQINVVEDGMARPLAFDMGVFDTTDKFPEVEIDATVGYSGLRLRGELEQPGIFQEYAVFQGASYFRGIGTGETYGLSARGLALKTGDPMGEEFPDFTAFWMETPRPGADSIVVHALLDSPSCSGAYRFDIAHGDALRMSVTAEIFARSDLNHVGIAPLTSMFLFDETMRQRFDDFRPAVHDNDGLLIHNGAGETIWRPLANPITLQISAFSDNNPRGFGLMQRARNFRDFADLEALYHSRPSAWITPQEDWGPGSVTLVEIPADLEIYDNIVAFWRPAAPIAAGQSHKMSYLLDWGEDPAPKAGMPLRVLNTAIGGRPEGGKIVTIDFDDGALVPADLDRLDIVLRSSSGSLSSGLVQRNPETNGPRLAFTFEPEDAAYIEFRAQLRLDGAPLSEVWLYRWTTG, via the coding sequence ATGCTGCGGCGTGAAGTTCTGAAATCACTGGCCACAATGGCCGTCCTACCGTCTGCCAGCTTCGCAGGCGTACCCGGTTTACAACTGGGCGACGCTTTGCCGTTCAATGCCGAAACCGTACGCGCACACGCGAAAGCGCTGGGCGCAAGCGAATACCAACCGCGCCCGCTGGTTCCGGAAAGCTGGCGCAATTTGAGTTATGATCAATACCGCAAGATATGGTTTGATGGCCGCAACTCTTTGTGGCAGGGGTCTCAGCGCCCCGCGCGCGTAGATTTCCTGCCGCCTGGCCTCTACTTCCCACAAGCGGTTCAAATCAACGTTGTCGAAGATGGCATGGCACGCCCGCTCGCCTTCGACATGGGCGTCTTTGATACGACCGACAAATTCCCAGAGGTCGAAATAGATGCCACAGTGGGATATTCTGGCCTGCGTTTGCGCGGTGAGCTGGAACAACCCGGTATCTTTCAGGAGTATGCGGTTTTTCAGGGCGCGAGCTATTTTCGCGGCATCGGCACCGGAGAAACCTACGGGCTGTCGGCCCGGGGGTTGGCGCTCAAGACAGGCGACCCAATGGGCGAGGAATTCCCCGATTTCACAGCTTTCTGGATGGAAACGCCGCGTCCCGGTGCGGATTCAATTGTCGTTCATGCGCTGTTGGACAGCCCCAGTTGTAGCGGGGCCTATCGCTTTGATATTGCGCATGGAGACGCTCTGCGCATGTCTGTCACAGCGGAAATATTCGCACGCTCGGACCTGAACCATGTGGGAATCGCGCCGCTGACATCTATGTTTTTATTCGACGAAACGATGCGCCAGCGGTTTGATGATTTCCGCCCTGCTGTTCATGACAATGACGGATTGTTGATTCACAACGGCGCGGGCGAAACCATCTGGCGACCTTTGGCAAACCCCATAACGCTTCAGATCAGCGCATTTTCAGATAATAATCCGCGCGGTTTTGGGCTGATGCAGCGCGCGCGTAATTTCCGCGATTTCGCTGATTTGGAGGCGCTCTACCATTCACGTCCCTCCGCCTGGATCACGCCGCAAGAAGACTGGGGACCAGGATCCGTAACGCTGGTCGAAATCCCCGCTGATCTTGAGATCTACGACAATATCGTTGCCTTCTGGCGACCCGCCGCACCTATTGCGGCGGGGCAAAGTCACAAGATGAGCTATCTTTTAGACTGGGGCGAGGATCCTGCGCCCAAGGCCGGAATGCCCCTGCGTGTGCTGAACACGGCAATCGGTGGGCGCCCTGAAGGCGGTAAGATTGTCACAATTGATTTTGACGACGGTGCTCTTGTGCCTGCTGACCTTGATCGACTGGATATTGTGTTGCGCAGCAGTTCAGGATCGTTGTCATCAGGTCTTGTACAAAGAAATCCGGAAACAAATGGGCCGCGGTTGGCGTTTACCTTTGAACCAGAGGATGCGGCCTACATAGAATTCAGGGCGCAGTTGCGTTTGGATGGCGCGCCTCTGAGTGAAGTTTGGCTCTACAGGTGGACCACGGGGTGA
- a CDS encoding OpgC domain-containing protein, which yields MTLADPSQITPPSAGTSAQAAPVVRQRDVRLDFFRGIAMFIILFAHTPGNFFTSWIPARWGFSDATEIFVFCSGMASAIAFGRAYDTVGWRLGTARVSFRVWQVYWAHIGLFFAVATLLAAIDMTGAYDKVYIGTLNLWKFFADPGPQLVGLLTLTYVPNYFDILPMYMVVLMMMPLLMALSRIHLGLVAGLVILVWFFAQRRLLAELGLEDFHLGLPAEPWSERKWFFNPFGWQLIFFSGFAFMRGWLPKPPVTPMLIGLALALVLMNIPLSNIGVREFGFDWARDWRIANTIWITKSDFGILRYIHFLALAYLCWVAAGDKGVRLLATGDGSLARLWQNILAIILKVGQQSLAVFITSMFIARISGFVMDNLGRDTWTVVAVNFAGMGVLVLVAYGAGWYKSQPWRKKALQ from the coding sequence ATGACACTTGCTGACCCCTCTCAGATTACACCGCCAAGCGCTGGTACGTCAGCGCAGGCGGCGCCCGTGGTCAGGCAACGTGATGTCCGATTGGATTTCTTTCGCGGCATTGCGATGTTCATCATCCTGTTTGCGCATACGCCGGGCAATTTTTTCACTTCGTGGATTCCCGCCCGCTGGGGCTTTTCGGATGCGACTGAGATATTCGTTTTTTGCTCGGGTATGGCGTCAGCAATCGCGTTTGGGCGCGCTTATGATACCGTAGGATGGCGCTTGGGCACGGCCCGTGTCAGTTTTAGAGTCTGGCAGGTCTATTGGGCGCACATCGGGTTGTTCTTCGCCGTCGCGACACTTCTTGCTGCCATCGACATGACCGGTGCATATGACAAGGTGTATATCGGTACATTGAACCTGTGGAAGTTCTTTGCAGATCCGGGACCGCAGCTTGTGGGCCTGCTCACGCTCACCTATGTGCCCAACTATTTCGACATATTACCAATGTATATGGTCGTACTGATGATGATGCCCTTGCTCATGGCGCTGTCACGGATTCATCTGGGACTGGTTGCAGGTCTTGTGATCCTGGTCTGGTTCTTTGCGCAACGCCGCTTGCTCGCTGAGCTTGGCCTCGAGGATTTTCATCTCGGCTTGCCCGCAGAGCCTTGGTCAGAGCGCAAATGGTTCTTCAACCCGTTTGGCTGGCAACTGATATTCTTTTCCGGTTTTGCCTTCATGCGGGGCTGGTTGCCCAAACCGCCCGTGACGCCGATGCTGATCGGTCTGGCCCTGGCGTTGGTCCTCATGAATATCCCGCTCTCAAATATTGGCGTCCGCGAATTTGGCTTTGACTGGGCCCGGGACTGGCGGATTGCGAATACGATCTGGATTACTAAATCGGATTTCGGGATCCTGCGGTATATCCACTTTCTGGCACTTGCCTATCTGTGCTGGGTTGCCGCTGGTGACAAGGGCGTGCGTCTTCTGGCGACCGGTGACGGAAGCTTGGCGCGCCTGTGGCAAAACATTCTCGCCATCATCCTTAAGGTCGGTCAGCAATCCCTGGCGGTTTTCATCACGAGCATGTTCATTGCGCGGATCAGCGGCTTTGTGATGGATAACCTTGGTCGCGATACCTGGACCGTCGTAGCGGTGAATTTCGCCGGCATGGGGGTTTTGGTTCTGGTTGCCTATGGCGCGGGGTGGTACAAGTCCCAGCCCTGGCGCAAAAAAGCGTTGCAATGA
- a CDS encoding tetratricopeptide repeat protein: MYDICQSPVSLSTPSAVEDWNRMIRAFLAHGTATPTHLAAVMQSNPDFAMGHAARGLFSLMMGRAELTSVAQEAATSARIALSNSPASAREILWVDALDHWLAGRPSGAIAAMEDVMTKHPTDTLSAKVSHAIRFILGDAQGMRSSIERVLDAHEQDHACRGYLLGCHAFALEETGAYEQAEAVGRKGLQLAPDDSWGLHAITHVYDMTARPDLGIELIETHTSAWDHCNNFRYHVWWHKALLHMDQGQLDTALGLYDARIRADKTDDYRDISNATSLLVRLELEGIDVGPRWDELADLAQNRTDDGCVVFADLHYMLALTGADRPEAKKAMMQRFTRDAAKTGEMPQRYKDPGLGALSGLNAFAEGRYDAAFADLVSVRSTIQTIGGSHAQRDVFERITIDAGLRAGRYEQTETVLLDRLARRAGRQDRFTTTRLASLNDARRIPAQ; the protein is encoded by the coding sequence ATGTATGACATTTGTCAAAGCCCAGTGTCCCTCTCCACGCCTTCAGCTGTGGAAGACTGGAACAGAATGATCCGCGCCTTTCTGGCTCATGGTACAGCAACGCCCACCCATCTGGCAGCCGTCATGCAAAGCAATCCTGATTTTGCCATGGGGCACGCAGCACGCGGCCTGTTTTCACTCATGATGGGTCGGGCCGAACTGACATCTGTCGCGCAAGAAGCGGCGACCTCTGCCCGTATCGCCTTATCAAATTCACCAGCGTCTGCGCGTGAAATACTCTGGGTCGATGCGCTGGATCATTGGCTGGCTGGCCGCCCGTCCGGGGCCATCGCCGCGATGGAAGATGTTATGACAAAGCATCCGACAGATACGCTGAGCGCTAAAGTCAGCCACGCAATAAGGTTCATTCTTGGTGATGCGCAGGGCATGCGTTCTTCCATCGAGCGTGTCCTTGATGCGCATGAACAAGATCACGCGTGTCGTGGGTACCTGCTGGGGTGTCACGCCTTCGCCCTTGAAGAAACCGGCGCGTATGAGCAGGCAGAGGCTGTTGGTCGCAAGGGGTTGCAGCTTGCGCCCGACGATTCATGGGGGCTCCACGCCATAACACATGTCTATGACATGACGGCGCGCCCTGACCTTGGTATCGAACTGATCGAAACACACACAAGTGCATGGGACCATTGCAACAATTTTCGCTACCACGTGTGGTGGCATAAGGCTTTGCTACATATGGATCAGGGGCAGCTAGACACCGCTCTGGGATTGTATGATGCACGGATCCGAGCCGATAAAACCGATGATTACCGTGACATCTCCAATGCGACTTCGCTACTTGTGCGCTTAGAATTGGAGGGCATTGACGTTGGTCCCCGTTGGGACGAGCTGGCAGATCTGGCGCAGAATCGGACCGACGACGGGTGCGTGGTGTTTGCTGATCTGCACTACATGCTGGCGCTGACGGGAGCTGATCGTCCCGAGGCGAAAAAAGCGATGATGCAGCGTTTCACGCGCGACGCAGCAAAGACCGGCGAAATGCCGCAACGCTATAAGGATCCCGGCTTGGGCGCGCTTTCCGGCCTAAATGCCTTTGCCGAAGGGCGCTATGACGCCGCCTTTGCCGATCTGGTATCCGTCCGCTCGACAATACAGACTATTGGGGGCAGCCACGCGCAACGGGACGTGTTTGAGAGGATCACAATTGACGCAGGTCTGCGCGCGGGGCGCTATGAGCAAACCGAAACTGTTCTTCTGGATCGATTGGCACGTCGCGCGGGGCGCCAGGACCGATTCACAACCACCCGTCTAGCGTCACTGAACGACGCCCGGCGGATCCCCGCACAGTAG